CCCCTCGCGAGCCGGAGCAGCTTCGCAAGCTGTTCATCGGAGGACTGAGTTTTGAAACTACTGATGAAAGTTTGAGAGATCACTTTGAACGATGGGGGTCCCTCACGGATTGCGTAGTAAGTTTGATATACATGTAACCGCTGTCTTGACCAAATGGACTGGACTACATGTACTATGTTTGTGCTAATCTTTGTCTTATTCCTTGACAGGTAATGAAAGACCCAGTCTCAAAGAGGTCAAGGGGGTTTGGCTTTGTTACATACAGCTCAGTAGATGAAGTTGATGCAGCTATGGAGGCACGTCCTCACAAGGTGGATGGTAGACAAGTGGAGCCAAAAAGAGCAGTGTCTAGAGAGGTAAGCAATGTCTTCTGTTATATGATGTTGCCTATCAGTTTAACAAAGGAATAACCTCGAGCGTAGATCTATAATACTTTTTGCTTTTTAATAAAttggtttgaatgtgtgtgttaacagGATTCATGCAGGCCTGGTGCTCACACGACTGTCAAGAAAATATTTGTGGGTGGCATTAAGGAAGACACAGAGGAGCATCATCTTAGAGACTACTTTGAACAATTTGGCAAGATTGAAGTAATTGACATCATGACTGATAGAAGCAGTGGCAAGAAGAGAGGATTTGCCTTTGTTACATTCGATGATCATGATGCTGTAGATAGGATTGTCAGTAAGTGTTGGAAATGTCATTGCCTTTATGCTAATGTCCCTTGCAAGAATTCTTCAAACCAATGCATTTGTCAACCTCAATTTTCTTTATTACAGTCCAGAAGTACCATACATTGAATGGCCATAACTGTGAAGTGCGGAAAGCTCTTTCAAAGGAAGACATGAACAGATCAGGGATGAGCATGAGAGGTATGAATTACATCTGCTCTGAGCACTTTATATTTTGGGTACACCTTGGCCAAAAAAAGTGATGTGTGTATTTCATCTTCTTTCAGGGCCAAGGGGTGGAAATTTTGGCAGAGGGGGTGGATATGGAGGTATGCACAATTTATTAGGGACACACCGATCTATATCGGCTGATATTTAGCTTGTTGGCTGTTGGCAAATAAGATGAAATTCGCTAATGGCGACTCACCGATGGCAACAAATGACGTACGCACGTGTGGTTTGACGTATGTCAAGGCGAATTGCCTCCTTGGGTCAGAACCCCAGAAGTTCCATGGGGGTAACTTCATGAAGTCCTTCGGTGACTTGAATGGGACATCAGATGAGTTTGCTCATTATTCCAGAGCTTCCATATCCTCTTGTTGTCATACTATTAAGGAGTGTGAGCATAGAGAGGTTGTCATTGATGAATTTGCAACCTTGAGGCCCCTGAGCTTGTCCTGCAAGACTGAGGACGACACTGGGTCCCTGACCTATCCCAGTCtcagggaggagagtgtgggatCCATGTGATGCATGTGACCACTGGATGATGCAAGGCTCCATAGCTTTTAACCAAAAACTGATTGATGTAAGCAATTCATCAGAGGTAAACCAATGTCGGCCATAGTATGGGATCATGCTCTCATCCACAGACAGCCACGCCTGAAATGGCATGACTTTATTTGATTGATTGAGCTAAGGAGAAAATGGGCCTATCCTTAAAAAAATGGGTCGTCGGTGATCTTTGTACTAACCACATGAATTGAGGCCAGTATTTCATCAAAGCGATTTCTCCACGTTGCATCTTAAATGCTTTCATTGTGTACATCAATGTCCAGTGCATGTGTCTTCTTGGAACAGAGGTTTACCAGAATCTGATAAGGATCCCTTAGAATGTAAGGAGCTCGGATACAGTTCCTTGTTCGTGGTCTGGGTGAAGTAGAGGTTGGACATTTCAATGGTGATGTCTCTTAGGGTGGGCGGATACATGAGTAGGAAAACATCCTTTGGGTTGGAGCAGCTTTGTTTTACACATTCTGCAACATTTGGGATGTATACTATGTGGTTTGGAACCACAGTGGTGGCAAGCCTCTTTAATTGTTTGAACACTGTCTTTATTTTAGACCACCTGCAGCTTTGCCCTTGGGTCTTATGGCTGGCTCTGCCCCTATGGCTTGTAGAGGCCCTTGGCTCTTATTATCAACTGTGGAAGGGGGTGTTGAAGGGAAGGTCATCACTGATAATGTTGTTCCTTTCATGATCTGCATGGTTTGCATAAATTCAGCATATACATTCAACAGCCTGGCTGGCAAATTACCTGTCTCCATAGTACATATCTGACCCATCAGAATTACAGAGGACAGTATCTGTCTCATTTTGAGGGATGACTGCAGTGTTGCATGCCTTGTTTGGACTGCCACCTACATCCAACTTATCCAGAACTAAGtggaacaaaaataaataagaacagAGTAGAAAGTCAGAACAAGAACCTTGAAGCAGCAAACATATTTCAATTGTACATAATTTAACAATAGGTGCATCCCTACAATTTACTCTCATTGTTTTACAACTCGGAACATTTGCATCTCTGTATGGACAGTAGTTAGTAATTGTGAAAGCAAAAATGTTTTGAGATTTGATAACGTACATCTGCTCAGAGGAAGAATTAGACAGGTAATCAAAATAATTACTAGAGTAATTTGGTAGAATTTAAAAGTTTCTGTTGGTAGACAAAACCATAGTTTTAATAGTACATTTGTAGAAAGAAATAAAACTTACCAATTAAGTCTCCCTCCTCTTGGTTATTCTctttagatacacacacactgacactttctTTTGAAGGAACTCATCCACAACCAGTGTTTATGGCTTCATTAGATGTATTAGAACCTATTCCTTAATCTTTTCTTCCAAATTCTGAAACTAGGTGGAtttggtggagggagaggaggtggaggatatGGCGATGGGGATGGATATAATAACTATGGAGGCAACGGTGAGTTCCACTTGTAACTTTTGGTAAATAACAGTACATTTACTCTGAGGTCTTACCCGCTTACCCTGAATTGCTATTGCTTGGGTCTGTCCTAAGGTGGCTATGGAGGAGGTCCTGGGTATGGGGGGAGCCGTGGCTATGGTGGCGGCGGTGGCAGTGGTGGTGGCGGAGGTGGCCAGGGCTATGGCAACCAGGGTGGAGGctatggaggaggtggaggatatgacaactacaacaatgGAGGTGGTGGCGGCGGTGGCTACGGCAGTGGTAAGTGAACCATGTGTGTTTTATAAACTGCCTGATTTTGGACCCTCAGAGTTGCACTTTATTAGTCTAAGAGATTGATTTTAAGGTTGATCAGTTATTGAGTAAACAAATTGTGTGAATACACAGTAAAACATTTATTGAAATCTATTGATTGAAAATGTATTCAAAGTACCATAGTCTCATTTTGCGTGTCTAATGAAAAGACTGTCTAAAGCTCATGATCTTGTAGGTAGCTACGGTGGTGGTGGCGGCGGAAGCAGTGGAGGCAgcagtggtggtggaggagactaCAGTGACTTTGGCAATTACAACAGCCAATCGTCCTCCAACTATGGCCCAATGAAAGGAGGCAACTACAGTGGCGGcagtggagggggcaggagcaGTGGTCCATATGGTGGTAAGATCCATTACACacttgtttttatttgattataaACCCAGCCCTGATGAGAAAGATACAGATTATCTCAGGGCCTCTAGTGAGTCACTTCAGTCAAGCATTTATATAAGGCCTGGCCCGTTCTGCAGGTGGGTATGGAGGAGGCTCCGGTGGTGGATATGGAGGGGGCTCTGGAGGTCGAAGATACTAGGTTTTAAGGTAAGAACTGCATTGCAATTATTGCACTGCTTTTAGACCGGACTATAAGATTTAGCCTTGAGTCAATATAGTAGTAGAAGAAGAATCAAGATTGCCCTTAATTATGCTCGTCACAGTGTAGTAGAAGATGCGTTGAGTCTTTAAGAAACAAAGGCAGTGCAAAGTAAGCCGTAGTTTCAGGGTGATCATAAGCAAACCATGGTTTATGTGTGATGCTGAAATCTGAGTTCTGTTTTGGGGGCTATCCAGCAGCAAACCCTTAATTTTCACAGAATGGAACTTCTGTTAAGCCCCTGGCATAATGTATTGGACGAAGTGTAAAACAACCCCCAAACAAACTATCTGTTCTCATACCCTTTGCACACAGTGCAATGGGCTTGAATTGAAGGCTTGCTCCTGGCTTTTCTCCTCTGGACTCCTCTCTCAAAATGTAGTTGAAATGATGAAGAAAGgtgcaaaagtttaactatGTTGTTCCGTATTGTCCAACAGGCAGCAGTACTTaggagaggagagccagagaggtgaCAGGGAAAGGAAGCAGCAGGTTACCCCCTAGATCTGCTCAGCCAAGCACAGTTGTGGCAGGTTTACATCTGCCACATGAAGAGAAATGTAGACAAGGATAAAATCAtgtggaaagggagggaggggaattgGGATGGATTCATGTCAAATCCTTTCCCGCAGGATTTTCTGATCTTGttattgttgtgttttttttgtaattgtGAAGTGTAAAGCATTCCACTAAGGATCTATGTAGGCATTTTGTTTTTTCCTTCGCCCATAGGGTGTTTTAAGATGTATTCGCCAACAAATCAAGATTAAATAAACCGCTTTTCAGTTTTAGTTTATTCTTTACAATGTGTATTTTGATTATTGGGAACAATTTCACTGTGTTAAATGGCCAAATTGATGTCCATCCGGGGTTTTTTTTTATGACGGCAACAACAAATTTAACAAGTAGTTAAGATAAGCAGATGAACATTAAGTGAATGGGGAGTGTTTTAAAAAGGGTTCTCGTTACCAATGTCATTTCTTCCAATTCAGTAAAACAGGTCGACTTTTTTTAGTCCCTTTAATGCGCTAGACTTGTTTACTTGCTGCTTTAGTACAAagtgaaaatgctgtgcatgTACCTAGGTCATTGCTCCCTTTTATTTCCTTGGAGCCTGTTTCAGCTACTGTTCTTGCCAATGTGCATGGCATCAATCAATTGGAGCCTAGCTTGCACACTAAAGTTGAGCCTAGCCAATTGGAGGATCACACTGAAAAGCTAGCCAATGGGAGCAGCCAGCTAAGGGAGAAAAGTAGCAAGATCCCTGCGTGGAACCAGTGAAGCAGGGGACAGCAGCAGTCTTGAGTGCAGAGGGTTGCCTTTTGTAAAACTAGCGAAAGGCAGCACAAGAAAGGGGTATATGATATGCCGTACTGGTAGGTAAGAGGAGATTTTTGATCCATTCTTGTATTTGTTCATTGTCGTCATTCAATGTATTTCAGCAGTACAGTGTCTTGGCATAGTAACTTCAGTGGCACAGTTTCCCACTGCTACTAAGTATACAATTGTGGAATGTCACAGTATCGGTGGCTTGATAACCTTAACTTGATTTAAGAGTTTCTGTATACTATTTTTATGCCAAAGTTGGATTATGCCATGTACTTTTCCCTATAGGTCTGAAATACGTTTGTGAGAAGCGCATGTGTCATATGCATTTGATCTTCGGAATTGTTCAGAAATTCAAACCTGTTATTGTATACATCAATATTTGTTCTGATTTTTCTTTCCTTATTTGCAGGCTTTTAATTGACGCTGTTCTTTCACACACCAAGGGATCATCTGACCAATGTAGACGATAAAGGTATATTGTTTTCAGCCTCAGTACTTTAGGCAACCTGAATACCAGCTTGAATTGTAATGTTTGGCTTTTTATTTGTCAAGCTGTCTGCAATTTTGACCATTTGTTCTTTCAGTGTCCTTTCAGGTGAACAAATGAGGACTACAAAAATGCTGCTGGacagtttatttttttttacatctttgAACTCTTTTAATAAATGTTCTTTTAAAAACGTTTGTACTTATTTTTCAAGAATGTATAGTGGTGTGTTTTCTTcccaaaacctgtaattattggGGGCAGAGTTGTGAAACCACCtattgtgtttctaccttttatcATTATCCATCTTCTGCCATTAGAGTATGGCAACCCCTAGAACCATATGGTAAAAAGTGATTACATTTGGCACACCAAGTTTAATGTCTACCATTGGAACAGTAGTCTAACACCAACGGATGGCAAGCTTAGAGTTTCTTCGCAGGTCAGGAATGTTGGCCAATCTTCAACAAAATTGTCACAGGTGATCTTCAGACTAatcaaaagaaaacaatatttcTCATCAACGTCTGCTCAGCGAACGCGGGGTTTGCCAAGGAAACAGAAAGTGGCCAGACTGCAGCCACGCAAAACTCTTGCCAGCattcgccttcccacagtgcaccacgctcgggggggTGTCAGGCACAGAtgaatgcagagttgtagttctttaaaatcactgttgtagttcgtataacATTATGGCAAAGTCTGTAGACTTGTGTTTACGTAATTGCAATatcaatcaaaatacaactcaaaactgtttaatagacatacacgttgacatgtgcaAAAACGTATTATTATATTACCgcagtctgctaatctgtcgatacgacgaGGGTCGAGTACCAGCCAGGCTAAAGTataaagtagctagctaggctagttaCTGTACCACAGAACAAAGTTAAGTAGCCAATGTGACgacactgaatttaaaagtacgaAGATACACCAGGACTCGAGTACCCACAATGTCGGCAACCCTGCGCCAGGCCTCAATCTTTTTGTCAATGTCtctgtacaaatacagagacgtatcgtacaggactggatatgcagccacacaaGCGATTCGTTTctccatcttgaaactgaaagctagaaatgtttaccatggttgctatgttacgagacacaagaaaacactccgattggccatcgctcctcatttgcatctcAACTCGAACAAAGAGAATAGAAGTTATTTGACTCGAATCGCTTTAGTCGCGTCGTgggcgattcgcctggctccattgaaaatgaattgaaaGCATGTTGTCGCGTCGCTGCAGTCGACAGCTAGATATTTtttgttgggttagggttaaggtttaaaagtctccatggcaacataaCGGTATTAATTATTAATTTTTTGTCGTTTTAACAGACGTGGCCGAGGCCCCGTCATAGGTAGCCTACACTTCGCCGTCAGTAGGATCGAACCCGCCACCTCCGACatcccaagcgcgaccactactaGCCATAGCCTAGGCTAGCATGGGAGGCCTGTTGGCCTATTAGGgctacctgaggagtgagtttaaccgatTTACACCGATCTGTACAAGCCTAATTCCAAATCAACATATCCATATATGCTTATTGACTAGTGGCAATTCATTTCTCACTAGTAAAAAGTAATTCTTGATATCAACACTGCAGTCATCTCTCACACGTGGAAATGTTTAGGCCTGTTGTAGATATCTGTAACTTAATAGGCTATTCAACTTTTTCCAAGTTACAGTTGTGATTAATGATAGCCTATCTAAATAACTTgatagcctataggctacttGATGATTAAATTCGGACTACTCAAATTATTAACCTATTCATAACAACAATAACATTCTCACACGTGGAAATGTCAAATGTTGATATCAACAATTCATTCTTACTGGTGGCAATGTTTTCCCCCGTAAATGCGCAAAAATATTTTCACAGTAGACAGACAAAAGAGGGAACTATAAGACTATTGCACTGCATAGCCTATAACGCACTGCTGATGTTGATAGTAGCCTAATTTCCTTCATTCTTGACGTTGCTGACGGAAAATTTTTTAATAATGCGGCATAGGGTTGTGAAGCAGAAACCATGTTTATGATGGCTTGTAGCTTACCAACGGCCAAAACGAGTGGTCTGGTGACTGGGAAGGAGCTTCTTGAATGCGTCATCATATGAAAAACTATGGACTCACACATACTGGTAAGGAAGTATTGGGATAACTTACTGCTTGTGAATTTCATGTATTTTGAATTTAAAAATAGACGCGACAAAGCGTTCGTCTTGTGTTACAGCATTTACGATATTATGGTCATCTCTCGTCAAAGGTTTTAAAGCGAGCTGTATACCGGATATTTGGTAGTTAGCTGAATTAGACGCACACTGATGTGATCTTTGTAGCTTCTGCCAATACGTCAGCAGGTTAGCTAGGTAGCTTCTGGTGTGTCGTGTAATTATTTAACAAGCCTAAAAGTGTGTATTTTACTCTGCAGGAACCCACGTTGTACACAGTAAAAGCTGTTCTTATCCTGGACAGCGATGGAGAAAGACTTTATGCTAAGGTGACTATCCCTTAACTAAAGACAGCTTTGTGCGGTGTGTTCTAGTACTTTGGCATAATGTTCGTGCTTGGGCCCTTATGTGACTGATTAACCCCAATGCCTTAACCTACAGTACTATGATGAAACCTATCCAAGTGTGAAGGAGCAAAAAGCATTTGAAAAGAACATATTCAATAAGACACAGCGCACAGACAGTAAGTTGCATACCAATAAACCTATTTTTATAGATTTATCTAATTAGGATTACATGCTTGACCAAAGTCTGCTGTTTATCACTCCCATTTGATCAAATAAAGCACTGAAATTTGCGTTGAAGAAATTCGTTGCAATTGGTATTCAAATTAACCACTCTTATTTGTCTAGGTGAAATAGCATTTATAGAGGGCCTCACTGTTGTGTACAAGAGCAATATTGACCTGTACTTCTATGTTATTGGAAGTTCTCATGAAAATGAGGTAGGCCAATCAGTTTGCCTATATAATGATATATTTGCAGATGTTTATGATAATGTGTGCTTTTTTCCCTCATACTATTGCTTGCTTGTCTCCCCAGCTGATGCTGATGTCAGTGCTAAATTGTCTGTTTGACTCACTTAGCCAGATGTTAAGGTGAGACTGAACTGAATGGTGCTGTATTTAGACTTAAACTTATTGGTTTGGTAAACAGTCTTGGTATCCCTCCACCTTTCGGTTGTCAAAATTAATTTAATATTATATAAAATTATGATTAACTTACAGTCTCCATTTTATACTGTGCAATAATAAAAAGGACCCTCGGTCAGTGTCTCCCATTAGGATTGTCTGAAAATCGGTCAGTTTGCCCCCTAGAACAGTTGTAATTGCTAAAAATatactgtctttgtgtctgtataCAGGAAGAATGTGGAGCGGCGAGCTTTGCTTGAGAATATGGAGGGCTTGTTCTTGGCTGTTGATGAGATAGTTGATgaagggtatgtgtgtgaggctgcTACTACTAAACATCAAATTGCAGAAGCCCAACATGTGTGCTACATTCATTCAGAACAATCCTCTGATGTCATAACAGGAACTAGCCATTAAATAGTTTACCATCTGTATGCTGTTTCTAATTAAATAAGATATCATCCATAAAGTAATAAACCCACTTCTAGATCCAAGGCACTGTGAGTAACTTATGTGGCTTTGTCATATAGAGTCAT
The window above is part of the Osmerus mordax isolate fOsmMor3 chromosome 1, fOsmMor3.pri, whole genome shotgun sequence genome. Proteins encoded here:
- the hnrnpa1a gene encoding heterogeneous nuclear ribonucleoprotein A1a isoform X1, whose protein sequence is MSSKETPREPEQLRKLFIGGLSFETTDESLRDHFERWGSLTDCVVMKDPVSKRSRGFGFVTYSSVDEVDAAMEARPHKVDGRQVEPKRAVSREDSCRPGAHTTVKKIFVGGIKEDTEEHHLRDYFEQFGKIEVIDIMTDRSSGKKRGFAFVTFDDHDAVDRIVIQKYHTLNGHNCEVRKALSKEDMNRSGMSMRGPRGGNFGRGGGYGGGFGGGRGGGGYGDGDGYNNYGGNGGYGGGPGYGGSRGYGGGGGSGGGGGGQGYGNQGGGYGGGGGYDNYNNGGGGGGGYGSAHDLVGSYGGGGGGSSGGSSGGGGDYSDFGNYNSQSSSNYGPMKGGNYSGGSGGGRSSGPYGGGYGGGSGGGYGGGSGGRRY
- the hnrnpa1a gene encoding heterogeneous nuclear ribonucleoprotein A1a isoform X4, which encodes MSSKETPREPEQLRKLFIGGLSFETTDESLRDHFERWGSLTDCVVMKDPVSKRSRGFGFVTYSSVDEVDAAMEARPHKVDGRQVEPKRAVSREDSCRPGAHTTVKKIFVGGIKEDTEEHHLRDYFEQFGKIEVIDIMTDRSSGKKRGFAFVTFDDHDAVDRIVIQKYHTLNGHNCEVRKALSKEDMNRSGMSMRGPRGGNFGRGGGYGGGFGGGRGGGGYGDGDGYNNYGGNGGYGGGPGYGGSRGYGGGGGSGGGGGGQGYGNQGGGYGGGGGYDNYNNGGGGGGGYGSAHDLVGSYGGGGGGSSGGSSGGGGDYSDFGNYNSQSSSNYGPMKGGNYSGGSGGGRSSGPYGGSST
- the hnrnpa1a gene encoding heterogeneous nuclear ribonucleoprotein A1a isoform X2; this encodes MSSKETPREPEQLRKLFIGGLSFETTDESLRDHFERWGSLTDCVVMKDPVSKRSRGFGFVTYSSVDEVDAAMEARPHKVDGRQVEPKRAVSREDSCRPGAHTTVKKIFVGGIKEDTEEHHLRDYFEQFGKIEVIDIMTDRSSGKKRGFAFVTFDDHDAVDRIVIQKYHTLNGHNCEVRKALSKEDMNRSGMSMRGPRGGNFGRGGGYGGGFGGGRGGGGYGDGDGYNNYGGNGGYGGGPGYGGSRGYGGGGGSGGGGGGQGYGNQGGGYGGGGGYDNYNNGGGGGGGYGSGSYGGGGGGSSGGSSGGGGDYSDFGNYNSQSSSNYGPMKGGNYSGGSGGGRSSGPYGGGYGGGSGGGYGGGSGGRRY
- the hnrnpa1a gene encoding heterogeneous nuclear ribonucleoprotein A1a isoform X3, with amino-acid sequence MSSKETPREPEQLRKLFIGGLSFETTDESLRDHFERWGSLTDCVVMKDPVSKRSRGFGFVTYSSVDEVDAAMEARPHKVDGRQVEPKRAVSREDSCRPGAHTTVKKIFVGGIKEDTEEHHLRDYFEQFGKIEVIDIMTDRSSGKKRGFAFVTFDDHDAVDRIVIQKYHTLNGHNCEVRKALSKEDMNRSGMSMRGGFGGGRGGGGYGDGDGYNNYGGNGGYGGGPGYGGSRGYGGGGGSGGGGGGQGYGNQGGGYGGGGGYDNYNNGGGGGGGYGSAHDLVGSYGGGGGGSSGGSSGGGGDYSDFGNYNSQSSSNYGPMKGGNYSGGSGGGRSSGPYGGGYGGGSGGGYGGGSGGRRY
- the LOC136947191 gene encoding coatomer subunit zeta-1-like — its product is MDSHILEPTLYTVKAVLILDSDGERLYAKYYDETYPSVKEQKAFEKNIFNKTQRTDSEIAFIEGLTVVYKSNIDLYFYVIGSSHENELMLMSVLNCLFDSLSQMLRKNVERRALLENMEGLFLAVDEIVDEGVILESDPQQVVYRVALRGDDVPLTEQTMSQVLQSAKEQIKWSLLR